A single genomic interval of Bradyrhizobium sp. sBnM-33 harbors:
- a CDS encoding DUF3606 domain-containing protein gives MDNLTKRDQPDRSKINMHEDYEVKHWTKALGVTKEELQKAVDKVGNSAAAVRKELGLLGASHS, from the coding sequence ATGGACAATCTCACGAAGAGAGACCAGCCCGACCGCAGCAAGATCAACATGCATGAGGACTATGAGGTCAAGCACTGGACCAAGGCGCTCGGCGTGACGAAGGAAGAACTGCAGAAGGCCGTCGACAAGGTCGGGAATTCAGCCGCCGCCGTTCGCAAGGAGCTTGGCCTGTTGGGTGCGTCTCACTCGTGA
- a CDS encoding CHRD domain-containing protein: protein MVLEGAQEVPPNNSTASGLGTVIFDSTEIAASYTFQIEGVDYGPITGGAAQTPSTSDDVTSTHFHNEVRGANGPVVFGQIDPAQDQDDLNIALNADGSWTVSGRWETTDPASVPITNFADEFGSAPVGSEIPIYFNVHTEQFPGGEIRGQLIAIADDNDNVVVGTEGDDFLPGLGGNDIIRGLAGNDRLEGGDGDDIIEGDEGDDDINTGAGNDLVFGDSGNDTVGGMAGRDTVFGGDGDDFIAWNDPTGDIVFGDAGNDTLRGGDVAADTIFGGEGDDLIRAVANQELADHAPDRLFGDRGNDTIIGGNADDTIEGGADDDNLAGFGGADQFIFRESEPGNDLITDFDVTQDLVVLEGFGAEFDPLDNLSAAPSGATLDLGEGNQVVFLGRLVTEFNAADFLVTA from the coding sequence GTGGTTCTCGAAGGCGCTCAGGAAGTCCCGCCGAACAACTCGACGGCAAGCGGTCTCGGCACTGTCATCTTTGACAGCACGGAAATTGCCGCGAGCTATACCTTTCAGATCGAAGGCGTCGATTACGGGCCGATTACGGGTGGTGCGGCCCAGACGCCGTCGACCTCAGATGACGTCACCTCCACGCATTTTCACAATGAAGTGCGAGGAGCAAACGGGCCCGTTGTCTTCGGGCAGATCGACCCGGCGCAGGACCAAGATGATCTCAACATCGCGCTGAATGCGGATGGCTCCTGGACGGTAAGCGGTCGATGGGAGACGACGGACCCCGCCAGCGTTCCAATCACCAACTTCGCCGACGAATTCGGCTCAGCTCCGGTTGGATCGGAGATCCCGATCTATTTCAACGTCCATACGGAGCAATTTCCAGGGGGCGAGATCCGGGGTCAGTTGATCGCAATTGCAGATGACAACGACAACGTTGTCGTTGGAACGGAGGGCGACGATTTCCTTCCCGGGCTCGGCGGCAATGACATCATCCGTGGCCTTGCCGGGAACGACAGACTCGAAGGCGGCGATGGCGACGACATTATCGAGGGCGACGAGGGCGACGACGACATCAATACAGGGGCCGGCAATGACCTGGTTTTCGGCGATAGCGGCAACGACACCGTTGGCGGCATGGCCGGAAGGGATACCGTCTTCGGCGGCGACGGCGATGACTTCATCGCCTGGAACGATCCTACGGGCGATATCGTATTTGGGGACGCCGGGAATGACACGCTGCGAGGCGGCGACGTTGCCGCCGACACGATCTTTGGCGGTGAGGGTGACGACCTGATCCGGGCGGTCGCCAACCAGGAGTTGGCGGATCACGCGCCCGACCGCCTGTTTGGAGACCGCGGCAATGACACCATCATCGGCGGCAATGCTGATGATACGATCGAAGGCGGCGCCGACGACGACAACCTCGCCGGCTTCGGTGGGGCTGATCAGTTTATCTTTCGCGAGTCTGAACCAGGCAATGATCTCATCACCGACTTCGACGTGACGCAGGACCTCGTGGTGTTGGAAGGCTTTGGAGCCGAGTTCGATCCGCTGGACAATCTAAGCGCGGCACCTTCGGGCGCCACCCTTGATCTCGGCGAGGGCAATCAGGTGGTGTTCCTGGGTCGCCTTGTGACCGAGTTTAATGCCGCGGATTTCCTCGTGACTGCTTGA